The proteins below are encoded in one region of Arenibacter algicola:
- a CDS encoding response regulator — MIRVVIYEDNPQFREGLTMLINGSDGFSVLASYKNCNNVAEEVKKWSPDVILMDINMPGTDGLEGLKKIREVNAEVKVLMLTVFDDNKNVFEALRNGANGYLLKKTPPAKLLEYIQDATLGGAPMTSSIATQVLKMFQVIPQTKNQDYCLSERETEVLQLLVDGYSYKMIASELFIAIDTVRSHIKKIYEKLHVNSKSEAVAKAFKDKLL; from the coding sequence ATGATAAGGGTAGTAATATATGAGGATAATCCCCAATTTCGGGAAGGGCTTACCATGTTGATCAATGGTAGTGATGGGTTTTCCGTTTTGGCGTCTTACAAGAATTGCAACAATGTTGCCGAAGAGGTAAAAAAATGGTCGCCAGACGTCATTTTGATGGATATCAATATGCCCGGAACCGACGGCCTGGAAGGATTAAAAAAAATTAGGGAAGTGAACGCCGAGGTCAAGGTATTGATGCTTACCGTCTTTGACGACAACAAAAATGTTTTCGAGGCGCTAAGGAACGGGGCCAATGGTTATTTGCTAAAAAAGACCCCTCCTGCCAAATTATTGGAATATATTCAGGATGCCACCTTGGGCGGAGCTCCCATGACTTCCTCCATCGCCACCCAAGTGCTAAAAATGTTCCAGGTTATACCGCAGACCAAGAACCAGGACTATTGCTTAAGTGAAAGGGAAACAGAGGTACTACAACTTCTAGTAGATGGCTATAGCTATAAAATGATTGCTTCGGAACTTTTTATAGCTATTGATACAGTCCGATCACACATCAAAAAAATTTACGAAAAACTGCATGTAAATAGTAAGAGCGAAGCCGTTGCCAAGGCATTTAAGGATAAATTGCTATAA
- a CDS encoding head GIN domain-containing protein, whose amino-acid sequence MGTTSKLNLAIVFAILLMSCDKDTVTASEEITTKDYEFSAYTSLEVNDNFKVYINFSDTEEKLRVQANDNLHKYILVNKESNKLTVKLDKVRRIKGKETLNVFITTKSIDNFTVKGNAKLELEDPLETENLKIYLSGNGFFTGVLATEKLDLVSSGNCMIDFSGSVKNMEVELDGNCELSDYDLSVETLKIDLSGNSNAYLTVNNSISIDASGNSVLSYKGSANIAHQKLSSGSKIVKKG is encoded by the coding sequence ATGGGTACAACATCAAAACTTAACTTGGCAATTGTATTTGCCATTCTATTAATGTCCTGTGACAAGGACACTGTAACCGCTTCCGAAGAAATAACTACAAAAGACTATGAATTCTCCGCTTATACCTCTTTGGAGGTAAACGATAATTTTAAGGTCTATATAAACTTCTCGGACACTGAAGAGAAATTGAGGGTTCAGGCCAACGACAACCTTCATAAGTATATCCTGGTAAACAAGGAAAGCAATAAGTTAACGGTGAAACTGGACAAGGTTCGGAGGATCAAAGGAAAGGAAACCTTAAATGTGTTTATTACTACCAAAAGTATAGACAATTTTACTGTTAAGGGAAATGCCAAATTGGAACTGGAAGATCCCTTGGAAACAGAAAACCTAAAAATCTATTTAAGTGGTAATGGTTTCTTTACCGGTGTCTTGGCTACAGAGAAGCTTGATCTGGTTTCTAGCGGAAACTGTATGATAGATTTCTCTGGCAGCGTAAAAAACATGGAAGTGGAACTTGACGGCAACTGTGAACTATCGGATTACGACTTGAGCGTTGAAACCTTAAAAATTGACCTTTCCGGTAATAGCAATGCTTATCTTACTGTAAACAATTCCATATCAATCGATGCCAGTGGCAATAGTGTACTATCGTATAAGGGCAGTGCCAACATTGCACATCAAAAACTTTCCTCTGGCTCCAAAATTGTAAAAAAGGGGTAA
- a CDS encoding alpha/beta hydrolase: protein MRLNFFIVLIIGTLLSTQICNSQEEILYKRVDTTQLFLEVHYPPNMESSRSYPAMVFFFGGGWVGGNRSQFLHQAQYFAKRGVVCFLADYRTSKINGTTPFESVKDAKSAIRFIRKNATKFNIDGTKLIASGGSAGGHLAAATALVEGYNDPADDMSIDCIPNALVLFNPVVDNGPGGYGYERIGETYKDFSPLHNIKKDAPSTILFLGTKDHLIPVVTAEYYKLVMEKVESRCDLKLYDGKGHGFFNYKDFESYKSTVAAVDQFLVSLGYLKTEPIVNIE from the coding sequence ATGCGTTTGAATTTCTTTATTGTCCTAATAATTGGTACTCTCCTCAGTACCCAAATTTGTAATTCCCAAGAAGAAATACTTTATAAGAGGGTGGATACTACCCAGTTGTTTTTGGAAGTACATTATCCCCCTAATATGGAATCCTCCAGGTCATACCCGGCCATGGTTTTCTTTTTTGGCGGCGGTTGGGTAGGGGGCAACAGATCCCAATTCCTGCATCAGGCACAATATTTTGCCAAAAGGGGGGTGGTTTGTTTTTTGGCAGACTATCGTACCTCAAAAATAAATGGAACAACTCCCTTCGAATCCGTTAAAGATGCTAAGTCGGCCATAAGGTTTATCAGAAAAAATGCGACCAAATTTAATATAGATGGTACCAAGCTTATTGCTTCAGGTGGCTCTGCCGGGGGACACTTAGCGGCCGCAACGGCTTTGGTTGAAGGCTACAATGACCCAGCCGATGATATGTCCATAGATTGTATCCCGAACGCCCTGGTACTTTTTAACCCTGTTGTAGATAATGGTCCAGGAGGTTATGGTTATGAAAGAATTGGGGAGACTTACAAAGACTTTTCGCCTCTTCACAATATTAAAAAAGATGCTCCTTCTACGATTCTTTTCCTTGGAACAAAGGACCACTTGATTCCCGTAGTGACCGCCGAATATTATAAATTGGTAATGGAAAAAGTGGAGAGTAGGTGCGATCTTAAATTATATGATGGCAAGGGCCATGGTTTTTTCAATTATAAGGATTTTGAATCCTACAAAAGTACTGTTGCGGCAGTGGATCAATTTTTGGTGTCGTTGGGATATTTGAAGACCGAACCAATAGTGAATATCGAGTAA
- a CDS encoding ligand-binding sensor domain-containing protein: MSIRILCCLLCFQAYLFGQNSYVFNRFSTADGLNTNKVKCVWQDSTGFLWVGTEVGIQRFDGRKFISFVGPENYQLPPSMGVDQILDAGNGNLWLLQGGQVGKFNTVDFHYTPVPIRSYGSIPPRSEFKLYIDSKKQVFLCASQYGLLWYDAKTNAFVESNLPIKIPRGWGVGSLYEDKQNGEYWICSEQGLAVYRSSSDEVFHRLNNPENIPLLNNIAITNSGDFIKDKNGTWWLTYWDYNPHREHPVLLHFDPKKNQYLTDTIISQKGTKKYTVLRQILETSSGQIWIGGENSLLSYDKDLQGFYQHFKGNPLEFDIKCNQARHLFEDREGNIWLSTENGLFVMNPDQKDIYSLVVIDGLGLDSPVNAILETKAKENWIGTWGKGILFYDQQFNKMEGNPFTGLGTESFKLYASIWDLQQHSESGHIWSACQGGRLAVFDANTKKALHWLNPPIFKNSTVRQVEEDHNGNLWFGTQGGRLVKWKKNDPIADNYFEELHNFNTIIYRLYLDLQGRLWVGTHKQGVYVLDVDTNKILFHFNTEFNDSYGIMDNTISDIQQYNDSIFFVGAEALNILNIKTAEVKKITSYEGLYGSRVLQLMMDREGIAWMITSNGLSSYNYEKNIISSYSNLHGVIYAEKTYSAKWMMQNGEIWFGGEDVVFGFSPEKLNYKQKPPKVNITDFKLFNTYMPLDSIMAQKEIVFNHYQNSFTFYFSALSFSQQRKLQYYYRIPGVNKDWVKAERDMAATYTTMPSGKYTFEVKCMNLQGLEPDEITSIDFRIRPPFYRSWWFIALVLITGTGIAYLIYRLKVNRILAVENLRNKVARDLHDDMGSTLSTINILSSMAKSKMNSDTVTSSNYLSKITDNSQRMMEAMDDIVWSIKPDNDNMHRVIARMREYATGILEAKNIEFEFQVEDKINDLKPDMEARRDLFLIFKEAINNIAKYSLAKRAEVQITYRDKWLQMQIMDNGIGFELEKVDNGNGLDNMVKRASKMGGKLKIDSKPDLGTEIGLTVPVR, encoded by the coding sequence ATGAGCATAAGGATTCTTTGTTGTTTGCTATGTTTCCAAGCCTATTTATTTGGACAGAATTCCTACGTCTTTAACAGATTTTCAACGGCGGATGGTTTGAATACCAATAAAGTAAAATGTGTCTGGCAAGACTCCACTGGTTTTCTTTGGGTAGGCACCGAGGTAGGTATACAACGCTTTGATGGGAGAAAATTCATTTCCTTTGTAGGTCCCGAAAATTACCAGCTGCCACCTAGCATGGGGGTGGACCAAATTTTGGATGCCGGTAATGGCAATCTTTGGTTATTGCAAGGAGGCCAGGTGGGGAAATTCAACACAGTAGATTTTCATTATACCCCGGTACCTATTAGAAGTTACGGCAGCATTCCTCCAAGGTCGGAATTCAAGCTGTATATAGATAGTAAAAAGCAGGTATTTCTCTGCGCCTCCCAATATGGTCTTTTATGGTACGATGCCAAAACCAATGCTTTTGTGGAGTCCAATTTACCTATAAAAATCCCTAGAGGTTGGGGCGTTGGTTCCCTATATGAAGACAAGCAGAACGGAGAATATTGGATCTGCAGTGAACAGGGACTAGCGGTATACCGAAGTTCTAGTGACGAGGTCTTTCACCGGCTCAACAATCCTGAGAATATACCTTTACTGAACAACATAGCCATTACCAATTCGGGAGATTTTATTAAGGACAAAAACGGCACTTGGTGGCTAACCTATTGGGATTACAATCCACATCGGGAACACCCAGTTCTCCTCCATTTCGACCCGAAAAAAAATCAGTATCTAACCGATACCATAATAAGCCAAAAGGGGACAAAAAAATATACCGTTCTAAGGCAAATTTTGGAAACCAGTAGCGGACAGATATGGATAGGGGGAGAAAATTCCCTGTTGAGCTATGATAAGGACCTTCAAGGTTTTTATCAACATTTCAAAGGCAACCCTTTGGAGTTCGATATAAAATGCAATCAGGCAAGACATCTCTTTGAAGACAGGGAAGGCAATATTTGGTTGAGTACGGAAAATGGACTTTTTGTTATGAATCCCGATCAAAAGGACATATATAGCCTTGTAGTTATAGATGGTCTTGGCTTGGACTCCCCTGTAAATGCCATACTGGAAACCAAAGCCAAGGAAAATTGGATTGGAACATGGGGCAAGGGCATCCTATTTTATGATCAGCAATTCAACAAAATGGAAGGTAACCCCTTTACTGGTCTGGGAACCGAATCCTTCAAATTATATGCATCCATTTGGGACCTTCAACAACACAGTGAATCGGGACATATTTGGTCTGCCTGTCAGGGGGGCAGACTGGCTGTTTTTGATGCCAATACGAAAAAGGCATTACATTGGCTAAACCCTCCAATATTTAAAAATTCTACGGTACGGCAGGTAGAGGAGGATCACAACGGAAATCTTTGGTTTGGCACACAGGGCGGGCGTTTGGTTAAATGGAAAAAGAACGATCCCATTGCCGATAACTATTTTGAAGAACTACACAATTTCAACACTATCATTTACAGGCTCTATTTAGATCTACAGGGCCGATTATGGGTAGGAACCCACAAGCAAGGAGTATACGTACTTGATGTGGACACCAACAAAATCCTTTTTCATTTTAACACAGAGTTCAATGATAGTTATGGGATAATGGACAATACCATTTCTGATATCCAGCAATATAACGACAGTATTTTTTTTGTGGGTGCCGAGGCCTTGAACATTCTAAACATCAAAACGGCCGAAGTAAAAAAAATTACTTCTTACGAAGGGCTCTATGGTTCAAGGGTTTTGCAATTAATGATGGATAGGGAAGGAATAGCATGGATGATAACCAGCAATGGCCTTAGCAGTTATAATTATGAAAAGAACATAATAAGTTCCTATAGCAACCTTCATGGCGTAATCTATGCGGAAAAGACATATAGTGCAAAATGGATGATGCAAAACGGGGAGATATGGTTTGGCGGCGAGGATGTAGTTTTTGGCTTTTCGCCCGAAAAACTAAATTATAAGCAAAAACCTCCCAAGGTAAATATTACGGATTTTAAGCTCTTTAACACTTATATGCCACTGGATTCGATCATGGCCCAAAAAGAAATTGTATTCAATCATTATCAAAACTCGTTTACTTTTTATTTTTCCGCCCTGAGCTTTTCACAACAAAGAAAATTACAGTATTACTATCGCATTCCCGGAGTGAACAAAGACTGGGTCAAAGCCGAAAGGGATATGGCCGCCACCTACACCACTATGCCTTCCGGAAAGTATACTTTTGAAGTAAAATGCATGAACCTCCAGGGATTGGAACCGGACGAAATTACCAGTATCGATTTTAGGATACGCCCTCCCTTCTATCGTAGCTGGTGGTTTATTGCCTTGGTCCTCATTACTGGAACAGGCATAGCTTATTTAATCTACAGACTTAAGGTAAACCGCATCTTGGCCGTTGAAAACTTGAGGAACAAAGTGGCCAGGGACCTGCATGATGATATGGGCTCTACCTTGAGCACTATCAACATTCTGAGTTCCATGGCCAAAAGCAAAATGAACAGTGATACCGTAACCAGTAGCAACTACCTTTCCAAGATTACGGACAACAGCCAAAGAATGATGGAGGCCATGGATGATATTGTTTGGAGCATTAAACCTGACAACGATAACATGCACAGGGTTATTGCCAGAATGAGGGAATATGCTACCGGTATCCTGGAAGCCAAGAACATAGAGTTCGAATTTCAGGTAGAGGATAAAATAAACGATTTAAAACCGGATATGGAAGCCCGGCGCGATCTCTTTCTTATTTTCAAGGAAGCCATCAATAACATTGCCAAATACTCCCTTGCCAAGCGGGCAGAAGTGCAAATAACCTATAGGGACAAATGGCTCCAAATGCAGATCATGGATAACGGAATAGGGTTTGAACTTGAAAAGGTCGACAACGGGAATGGTCTGGACAATATGGTTAAAAGGGCTTCCAAAATGGGAGGAAAACTAAAAATTGACAGTAAACCAGATCTTGGCACCGAAATTGGTTTGACGGTTCCTGTGCGTTAG
- a CDS encoding dihydrofolate reductase family protein yields the protein MEKRNLVFIGASLDGYIADRNGGLNWLTAIPNPEQSDMGYTKFMGQVDALVMGRKTFETVCGFEGDWPYAKPIFIVSRTLDTIAEEYRDKAELVKGSLVQILEKIHNKGYHRLYIDGGVTIQNFLKEDLIDEITITTIPIVLGGGSALFSVLPKELEFTLVASKVFLDQLVQNHYIRKG from the coding sequence ATGGAAAAAAGAAATTTGGTTTTTATAGGGGCCAGTTTGGATGGTTATATAGCCGATAGAAATGGCGGATTAAATTGGCTTACCGCAATTCCCAATCCCGAGCAATCGGATATGGGTTATACTAAATTTATGGGCCAGGTGGATGCCCTTGTAATGGGCCGAAAAACTTTTGAAACGGTCTGTGGTTTTGAAGGGGATTGGCCTTATGCCAAACCGATTTTTATAGTGAGCAGGACCTTGGATACAATAGCTGAGGAATATAGGGATAAAGCCGAATTGGTTAAAGGAAGCTTAGTGCAAATCTTGGAGAAAATACATAACAAGGGATACCATAGGCTATACATTGATGGAGGGGTTACCATTCAGAATTTTTTAAAAGAAGATCTCATAGATGAAATAACAATTACAACCATCCCCATAGTATTGGGAGGTGGAAGTGCTTTGTTTTCAGTACTTCCCAAAGAATTGGAATTTACTTTGGTAGCCTCAAAAGTCTTTTTGGATCAGTTAGTGCAGAATCATTACATCCGAAAAGGGTAG
- a CDS encoding YqiA/YcfP family alpha/beta fold hydrolase — MNILYLHGLNGSLSDEKSTILEKYGTVYSPAIDYESDVNSIENLRRQFVDGKIDVVMGSSMGGFAGYYLSIAFKKPALLFNPALVTRSVFQNIPDYNSSDRSFKRLVLGAMDEVVDPKDTLKFIGERIAENTDYHISLRQDLAHRIPLDIFEYEVRYFFNHL; from the coding sequence ATGAACATACTCTATCTACATGGACTTAACGGCAGCCTTAGCGACGAAAAAAGTACAATTCTTGAAAAGTACGGTACCGTTTATTCCCCGGCTATCGACTACGAATCTGACGTTAACAGCATCGAAAATTTAAGAAGGCAATTTGTAGATGGGAAAATAGATGTTGTAATGGGTAGCAGTATGGGTGGTTTTGCAGGGTATTATTTGTCCATTGCATTCAAAAAACCGGCCCTATTGTTCAATCCGGCTCTGGTTACGCGTTCCGTTTTTCAAAATATTCCGGATTACAACAGTTCAGATCGATCCTTTAAGCGTTTGGTCCTAGGGGCAATGGATGAGGTTGTTGATCCAAAGGACACCTTGAAATTTATAGGGGAAAGAATTGCCGAAAATACGGATTACCATATTTCCCTTAGACAGGACCTGGCACATAGGATTCCATTGGACATATTCGAATATGAGGTTCGTTACTTTTTTAATCATCTATGA
- a CDS encoding S41 family peptidase, producing MKSKTLLQLVFNMALFISTVIVGAQNAYNPMELKEDFQLFRTALEEAHPGIYRYETKSSMDGSFEAIEKQLHQPLNQQEFYKILNPALAKIGCGHTKLIPSEDNGFMYYYNTDTLFQLKLFLDKNKAYVRYSYDTDNKLEPGTEITSINGMDMEEIIQGLLNNLFSDGHNQTFKYYELNRYFNALFSNFYLDEGKSHNEFNITYKHHGRKGSMALPSVSYQKVLEHDAAEQNSTPYQLEFKNAKTALMTIRTFWPDGEKYNFEAFLKESFAEINDKNIENLILDLRGNEGGKDAFGSLLLSYLVNVDFRYYDKLVVATNEKFSFVDHAQLPEGYDELRALITQTEDGEFRWEHNGNLAVQTPKEHPFKGQIYVLIDGACFSVTSEFCAVANHLDRVSFIGEETGGGYYGNNSGAFAIVTLPNSKMKLGIPLMAYYTAVKDYEFTDRGIMPDHPIRNTIKEVLTPGDEVLDWTLGRINKK from the coding sequence ATGAAATCAAAAACGTTGTTACAGTTAGTGTTTAATATGGCACTATTTATAAGTACCGTGATTGTCGGAGCCCAAAATGCCTATAACCCTATGGAATTAAAGGAAGATTTTCAACTTTTCAGGACGGCATTGGAGGAGGCACATCCTGGAATCTACCGCTATGAAACCAAATCATCAATGGATGGAAGTTTTGAGGCTATTGAAAAGCAGCTTCATCAGCCACTTAATCAACAGGAGTTTTATAAAATACTGAACCCGGCATTAGCTAAAATTGGATGTGGGCATACCAAATTAATACCTTCTGAGGATAATGGTTTTATGTATTATTACAACACGGATACTCTATTTCAATTGAAACTTTTTCTGGACAAGAACAAGGCCTATGTACGTTATAGTTATGATACTGATAATAAATTGGAACCTGGTACCGAAATAACTTCTATCAATGGCATGGATATGGAGGAGATTATTCAAGGCTTGTTGAACAATCTGTTTTCTGATGGACATAATCAAACCTTCAAGTACTACGAGCTTAACAGGTATTTTAATGCCCTGTTCTCCAATTTCTATTTGGATGAGGGCAAGTCCCACAACGAATTTAACATCACCTATAAGCATCATGGGAGGAAGGGCAGTATGGCGTTACCTTCGGTTTCCTATCAAAAAGTATTGGAGCATGATGCCGCAGAGCAAAACAGCACACCTTATCAATTGGAGTTCAAGAACGCGAAGACGGCCCTAATGACCATACGTACCTTCTGGCCGGACGGGGAGAAATATAATTTTGAGGCATTTTTAAAAGAATCCTTTGCGGAGATCAACGATAAAAATATTGAAAATTTAATTTTGGATCTGAGGGGAAACGAAGGGGGAAAGGATGCCTTTGGGTCACTACTGTTGTCCTATTTGGTAAATGTCGATTTTAGGTATTATGACAAATTGGTAGTAGCCACCAATGAAAAATTTTCATTTGTAGACCATGCCCAATTACCGGAAGGTTATGATGAGTTAAGGGCTTTAATCACCCAAACCGAGGATGGGGAGTTTCGTTGGGAGCACAACGGAAACCTGGCGGTACAAACACCAAAGGAACATCCATTTAAGGGGCAAATATATGTATTGATAGACGGAGCTTGTTTCTCGGTTACTTCCGAATTCTGTGCCGTGGCAAACCATCTGGATAGGGTTAGCTTTATAGGGGAGGAAACAGGTGGCGGATATTACGGGAATAATAGTGGTGCCTTTGCCATAGTTACACTCCCGAACTCCAAAATGAAACTGGGGATTCCGTTGATGGCCTATTATACCGCGGTTAAAGATTATGAATTTACAGATAGAGGTATTATGCCCGATCATCCTATTAGGAATACCATTAAGGAAGTGTTGACGCCCGGTGATGAGGTGTTGGATTGGACCTTGGGAAGGATAAACAAAAAGTAG
- a CDS encoding SGNH/GDSL hydrolase family protein, translating to MMNTKFLIICLFFLIGSHFHGKAQNSYEIPQDVKRILFLGNSITYSGQYVSYIDTYFTLKYPDRDFEIINVGLPSETVSGLSEPGHADGKFPRPDLHERLERVLLHTKPDLVFSCYGMNDGIYLPFDEGRFQKYKEGINCLNGEVIKNGTPIIHITPPIYDGRKGEAYANVLDIYADWIISKRYTDGWKVIDIHWPMKKYLEDKRLSDDDFFLAKDGVHPNDTGHWIMAKQLLLYLGEVEVSKANGIEEVVSQFNHGAEIWKLVEESQKIMKDAWLTSIGHQRPGMNAGLTLEEALDKTDILQKEIRNLQKK from the coding sequence ATGATGAATACCAAATTTTTAATAATATGTCTCTTCTTCTTAATCGGGTCTCATTTCCATGGTAAGGCACAAAATTCTTATGAAATCCCCCAAGATGTTAAGCGAATACTTTTTCTGGGGAACAGTATAACCTATTCCGGGCAGTACGTGTCTTATATAGATACCTATTTTACCTTGAAATACCCAGATCGGGATTTTGAAATTATTAATGTAGGCTTGCCCAGTGAAACGGTTTCAGGTCTTTCGGAACCAGGGCATGCAGACGGTAAATTTCCGCGTCCAGATCTTCATGAGCGCTTAGAGCGCGTCCTTTTGCATACAAAACCGGATTTGGTATTTTCCTGTTATGGAATGAATGATGGTATTTATTTGCCTTTTGATGAAGGGCGTTTCCAAAAGTATAAGGAAGGAATAAATTGTTTGAATGGGGAAGTTATAAAAAATGGTACGCCAATAATTCATATTACCCCTCCTATTTATGATGGGCGTAAGGGAGAAGCCTACGCCAATGTCTTGGATATTTATGCAGATTGGATTATAAGTAAAAGATATACAGATGGCTGGAAAGTTATTGATATTCATTGGCCAATGAAAAAATACTTGGAAGATAAACGACTTTCCGATGACGACTTTTTTTTAGCTAAGGACGGTGTGCACCCCAATGATACGGGGCATTGGATAATGGCCAAGCAACTGCTTCTATATCTTGGGGAAGTGGAAGTATCCAAAGCTAACGGCATTGAAGAAGTGGTTTCACAATTTAATCATGGTGCAGAAATATGGAAACTTGTAGAGGAAAGTCAGAAAATAATGAAAGATGCCTGGCTCACTTCCATAGGTCACCAAAGGCCTGGTATGAACGCGGGACTTACTCTTGAAGAAGCTCTGGACAAGACAGATATACTGCAGAAGGAGATACGTAATTTACAGAAGAAGTAA
- a CDS encoding exonuclease domain-containing protein, which translates to MYAIVETETTGLRGEDNRITEICILVHDGESVVKEFSSLINPEVSIRYRVSRRNGISNDKVNNAPKFYELAMEIVELTQDCIFISHHVNFNFNGIKNELASLGGEYKRKKISTLRLSRKLIPGQQSYSLGAMCNHLGINAGHVQTAKDKAEATVGLLEKLWAMDTDGVFNFMLGPKSGQAGVPPQWPRSVVTSLPNVTGVYYFKNAQGKIIYVGKAKDIKQRVLSHLYSKAHKEMRLCFETAHIDYTHTGSELVALLLESDEIKKHLPKFNRAQKRIGYRYGIGARMDKNGITNLFYDRLGNIKSPLACFYNQGECKAFLEELCETYGLCPRFCSLQHISGACFHFHIKKCHGICRDLETVEAYNKRVENALMPTADDNNTYIIKTAGRKANEKSVIVVENGVYKGYGYILGKKVFGSFTEYNKYIIPMDDNNDVQKILRRYLRAGNGEPILIDYHQDVTSLP; encoded by the coding sequence GTGTACGCCATAGTTGAAACAGAAACCACAGGATTGAGGGGAGAGGACAACAGGATTACGGAAATCTGCATCCTGGTTCACGATGGAGAAAGTGTGGTGAAGGAATTCTCATCCTTGATAAATCCGGAAGTATCCATTAGGTACAGGGTATCCCGTCGTAATGGGATTAGTAATGATAAGGTGAACAACGCACCTAAATTCTATGAATTGGCAATGGAAATTGTAGAACTCACCCAGGACTGCATTTTTATTTCACATCATGTCAATTTTAACTTTAACGGTATAAAAAATGAATTGGCATCTCTTGGGGGTGAATATAAACGCAAGAAGATATCTACACTAAGATTGTCCCGAAAACTAATTCCCGGGCAACAAAGCTATAGTCTGGGGGCTATGTGCAACCATTTGGGCATTAATGCAGGTCATGTGCAAACCGCAAAGGACAAGGCGGAGGCCACGGTTGGCTTGCTGGAAAAACTTTGGGCAATGGACACGGACGGGGTCTTTAATTTCATGCTGGGGCCAAAATCGGGGCAGGCAGGCGTACCTCCTCAATGGCCTAGATCTGTAGTAACCTCCTTGCCCAACGTTACTGGAGTGTATTATTTTAAAAATGCCCAGGGAAAAATCATTTATGTAGGCAAGGCCAAGGATATTAAACAACGGGTGTTGAGCCATCTCTACAGCAAGGCGCATAAGGAAATGCGACTGTGTTTTGAAACTGCCCATATAGATTATACCCATACGGGAAGTGAGTTGGTGGCTTTATTGTTGGAATCCGATGAAATAAAAAAACACCTACCAAAATTCAATCGCGCTCAAAAACGAATCGGATACCGATATGGGATAGGCGCAAGGATGGATAAAAACGGAATTACAAATCTGTTTTATGATCGATTGGGAAACATAAAATCACCTTTGGCCTGTTTTTACAACCAAGGGGAATGTAAGGCCTTTTTGGAGGAACTGTGCGAGACCTATGGACTTTGTCCGCGGTTTTGCAGTCTACAGCATATTTCAGGGGCCTGTTTTCATTTTCATATAAAAAAATGCCATGGTATTTGTCGCGATTTGGAAACTGTGGAAGCCTACAATAAACGCGTTGAAAATGCCTTGATGCCTACAGCCGATGATAATAATACTTACATTATCAAGACAGCTGGAAGAAAGGCGAATGAAAAATCGGTAATAGTTGTAGAAAATGGAGTGTACAAGGGTTATGGATATATTCTCGGGAAAAAAGTATTTGGGTCCTTTACGGAATATAATAAATACATTATTCCTATGGACGATAACAATGATGTTCAAAAAATTCTTAGGCGATATTTACGGGCAGGGAATGGGGAGCCAATTTTGATTGATTATCACCAAGATGTGACATCCCTCCCTTAA
- a CDS encoding DMT family transporter, translated as MNWIFLIIAGLFEVAFAACLGKAKESTGMEASYWYIGFLLCLAISMLLLVKATQELPIGTAYAVWTGIGAVGTVLVGILVFKEPATFWRMFFITTLIGSIIGLKFVSN; from the coding sequence ATGAATTGGATTTTTCTAATTATAGCCGGACTATTTGAAGTGGCTTTTGCAGCCTGTTTGGGCAAGGCGAAAGAATCAACTGGAATGGAAGCTTCCTATTGGTACATTGGTTTTTTGTTGTGTTTGGCGATAAGTATGTTATTGTTGGTCAAGGCTACACAAGAATTGCCCATAGGGACAGCTTATGCCGTATGGACAGGGATTGGTGCGGTTGGCACCGTACTGGTGGGGATTCTAGTATTTAAAGAACCTGCCACCTTTTGGAGGATGTTCTTTATTACCACTTTAATTGGTTCCATTATTGGACTGAAGTTTGTATCCAACTAA